The following proteins are encoded in a genomic region of Fundidesulfovibrio putealis DSM 16056:
- a CDS encoding radical SAM protein, which translates to MNPIRPLTPETYYRLPWNLADNAITWLEPTTKCNLYCEGCYRENDPQGHRPLEDVIRELESVRTMRRTDGISIAGGEPLIYPHIVELVRYVASQGWKPIINSNGQALTPSLVRDLTKAGLVGFTMHVDSHQKRPGWSGKTEAELCELREKLANMIFEHGQGKVACAFNATIYRDTLDDVPMLTRWAQDHMDRVQTMVFILFRSVKRQANFDCHAGGKPVNVGELVYQLDHMEQHKDIVAQEVADKIREIDPDFEPCAFLNGTEDPRSMKWLLTLKVGAKDRTLGYLSPKFAEAVQVLHHLFWDTYLAYGRPWLTNNAHGLFPFAPFNKSVRKIFWEWLKKPDKWTECLHIQSIMIIQPCDLFEDGRQNMCDGCPDAILHKGRMVWSCRVDELEKYGAYITCTPRGGCCANAAGTPAPEPAPAASGTDNLPAANGEKLPTPKPEAPVAVRPPAAAPAVKADASVQVVEKKAPVAPAAKPAPVEPAPAEPIAAGPAAQAPEAAPAPKAAAPKAEAKAPAAKTKSGKSKAAKGKGKK; encoded by the coding sequence ACAGGCCCCTGGAGGACGTCATCCGCGAACTGGAGAGCGTGCGGACCATGCGCCGCACCGACGGCATCTCCATCGCCGGGGGCGAGCCTCTCATCTATCCGCACATCGTGGAGCTGGTGCGCTACGTGGCCTCGCAGGGCTGGAAACCCATCATCAACTCCAACGGGCAGGCCCTGACCCCCTCCCTGGTGCGCGACCTGACCAAGGCCGGGCTGGTGGGCTTCACCATGCACGTGGACTCGCACCAGAAGCGCCCCGGCTGGTCCGGCAAGACCGAAGCCGAGCTGTGCGAGCTGCGCGAGAAGCTGGCCAACATGATCTTCGAGCACGGCCAGGGCAAGGTGGCCTGCGCGTTCAACGCGACCATCTACCGCGACACCCTGGACGACGTGCCCATGCTCACCCGCTGGGCGCAGGACCATATGGACCGGGTGCAGACCATGGTCTTCATCCTGTTCCGCTCCGTGAAGCGCCAGGCCAATTTCGACTGCCACGCCGGGGGCAAGCCCGTAAACGTGGGCGAGCTGGTCTACCAGCTGGACCACATGGAGCAGCACAAGGACATCGTGGCCCAGGAGGTCGCGGACAAGATCCGCGAGATCGACCCGGATTTCGAGCCCTGCGCCTTCCTGAACGGCACCGAGGACCCACGCTCCATGAAGTGGCTGCTCACCCTCAAGGTGGGCGCCAAGGACCGCACCCTGGGCTACCTGAGCCCCAAATTCGCCGAAGCCGTCCAGGTGCTGCACCACCTGTTCTGGGACACCTACCTGGCCTACGGACGCCCCTGGCTGACCAACAACGCCCACGGCCTGTTCCCCTTCGCGCCCTTCAACAAGAGCGTGCGCAAGATCTTCTGGGAATGGCTCAAGAAGCCGGACAAGTGGACGGAGTGCCTGCACATCCAGTCCATCATGATCATCCAGCCCTGCGACCTGTTCGAGGACGGTCGCCAGAACATGTGCGACGGCTGCCCGGACGCCATCCTGCACAAGGGACGCATGGTCTGGAGCTGCCGCGTGGACGAACTGGAGAAGTACGGCGCGTACATCACCTGCACGCCTCGCGGCGGATGCTGCGCCAACGCCGCAGGCACCCCCGCCCCGGAACCGGCTCCGGCCGCCTCTGGCACGGACAACCTGCCCGCCGCCAACGGCGAGAAGCTGCCCACGCCCAAGCCCGAAGCCCCTGTGGCCGTGCGGCCTCCGGCAGCCGCCCCGGCGGTGAAAGCTGACGCCTCCGTGCAGGTGGTGGAGAAGAAGGCTCCGGTCGCGCCCGCCGCCAAGCCCGCTCCAGTTGAGCCCGCACCGGCCGAGCCCATCGCGGCAGGACCCGCAGCGCAAGCACCCGAAGCCGCACCGGCGCCCAAGGCGGCAGCGCCGAAGGCCGAGGCCAAGGCTCCGGCAGCCAAGACGAAGTCAGGCAAGAGCAAGGCTGCCAAAGGCAAAGGCAAGAAGTAA